From Streptomyces sp. Edi4, one genomic window encodes:
- a CDS encoding SDR family NAD(P)-dependent oxidoreductase has product MDLSHRTVLIVGATSGIGRELARRFAAAGSVVSAGGRNPEALAELAAEGLTTFDVDVTDSASVASFRDAVLARHPELDTVVTMAGVMPLEDLRDPAHFGAAAATIDTNLLGTIRVIDAFTPHLIQRGAGTFITVTSGIAFLPFPPMPSYAASKAAVHAYSEALRAQLDGTGVGVVELVPPAVATAGQEQVNPHALPLDAFATEVMRLLAQDPTPREILVEKVLTHRWAEREGTYDDLVAQRSRALAMLPGRAG; this is encoded by the coding sequence ATGGATCTCTCCCACCGCACCGTTCTCATCGTCGGCGCGACCTCGGGTATCGGGCGGGAGCTGGCCCGCCGGTTCGCCGCGGCCGGCAGCGTCGTGTCCGCGGGCGGGCGCAACCCGGAGGCGCTCGCGGAACTCGCCGCGGAAGGTCTGACCACCTTCGATGTCGACGTCACGGACAGCGCCTCCGTCGCGTCCTTCCGCGACGCCGTCCTCGCCCGCCACCCCGAGCTCGACACCGTGGTGACCATGGCCGGGGTCATGCCGCTGGAGGACCTGCGCGACCCCGCGCACTTCGGGGCGGCGGCGGCGACGATCGACACCAACCTGCTCGGCACCATCCGGGTCATCGACGCCTTCACCCCCCACCTCATCCAGCGGGGCGCCGGCACCTTCATCACCGTCACCTCGGGAATCGCCTTCCTGCCGTTCCCGCCCATGCCCAGCTACGCCGCGTCGAAGGCCGCCGTACACGCCTACTCGGAGGCGCTGCGCGCGCAGCTCGACGGCACCGGCGTCGGCGTCGTCGAGCTCGTCCCCCCGGCCGTCGCCACGGCAGGACAGGAACAGGTGAACCCGCACGCGCTGCCGCTCGACGCCTTCGCCACCGAGGTCATGCGGCTGCTCGCGCAGGACCCCACCCCCCGCGAGATCCTGGTGGAGAAGGTCCTGACGCACCGCTGGGCCGAGCGCGAGGGCACCTACGACGACCTCGTCGCCCAGCGCTCCCGGGCCCTGGCCATGCTTCCGGGCCGCGCGGGCTGA
- a CDS encoding A/G-specific adenine glycosylase — protein MNILPTTPPVSTVSANETTEPAVLHESVIGWFGEHARDLPWRRPEAGAWGVMVSEFMLQQTPVSRVLPVYEQWLARWPRPADLAAEAPGEAVRAWGRLGYPRRALRLHGAALAITERHGGDVPADHGQLLALPGIGEYTAAAVASFAYGQRHPVLDTNVRRVFARAVTGTQYPPTATTAAERRLARALLPEDDVTAARWAAASMELGALVCTAKNETCGRCPIADRCAWRLAGKPAHQGPARRGQTYAGTDRQVRGRLLAVLRDATARVPQAALDAVWPEPVQRARALDGLVSDGLVEPLEGGFYRLPQS, from the coding sequence ATGAACATTCTGCCGACGACGCCCCCCGTGTCCACCGTGTCCGCGAACGAGACGACCGAGCCCGCCGTCCTCCACGAATCCGTCATCGGATGGTTCGGCGAGCACGCTCGCGACCTGCCCTGGCGACGCCCCGAAGCGGGCGCCTGGGGCGTGATGGTCAGCGAGTTCATGCTCCAGCAGACCCCCGTCAGCCGGGTCCTGCCGGTGTACGAGCAGTGGCTGGCGCGCTGGCCGCGCCCGGCCGACCTGGCCGCAGAGGCTCCCGGCGAGGCGGTGCGCGCCTGGGGCCGGCTCGGCTACCCGCGCCGCGCGCTGCGCCTGCACGGCGCCGCCCTCGCCATAACGGAACGCCACGGCGGCGACGTACCGGCCGATCACGGCCAGCTCCTCGCGCTGCCCGGCATCGGCGAGTACACGGCGGCCGCGGTCGCCTCCTTCGCGTACGGCCAGCGCCACCCCGTCCTTGACACCAACGTGCGCCGGGTCTTCGCGCGCGCGGTGACCGGCACGCAGTACCCGCCGACCGCGACCACCGCGGCCGAGCGCCGCCTGGCCCGGGCGCTGCTGCCCGAGGACGACGTCACCGCGGCGCGCTGGGCGGCCGCGTCCATGGAGCTGGGCGCGCTGGTGTGCACGGCCAAGAACGAGACGTGCGGGCGCTGCCCGATCGCCGACCGGTGCGCCTGGCGGCTGGCCGGCAAACCCGCGCACCAGGGCCCGGCGCGGCGCGGCCAGACGTACGCGGGCACGGACCGTCAGGTGCGCGGCCGCCTCCTCGCGGTCCTGCGGGATGCCACCGCCCGTGTGCCGCAGGCGGCGCTGGACGCGGTGTGGCCCGAGCCGGTCCAGCGGGCCCGCGCGCTGGACGGCCTGGTCTCCGACGGTCTCGTGGAGCCCCTTGAGGGCGGCTTCTACCGGCTGCCGCAGTCCTGA
- the radA gene encoding DNA repair protein RadA: MAARTKSAKDRPSYRCTECGWTTAKWLGRCPECQAWGTVEEYGAPAVRTTAAGRVSTAALPIGQVDGRQATARSTGVDELDRVLGGGLVPGAVVLLAGEPGVGKSTLLLDVAAKAASEDHRTLYITGEESASQVRMRADRIKAIDDHLYLAAETDLSAVLGHLDAVKPSLLVLDSVQTVASPEIDGAPGGMAQVREVAGALIRASKERGMSTLLVGHVTKDGAIAGPRLLEHLVDVVLSFEGDRHARLRLVRGVKNRYGATDEVGCFELHDEGIIGLADPSGLFLTRRDVAVPGTCLTVTLEGRRPLVAEVQALTVDSQIPSPRRTTSGLETSRVSMMLAVLEQRGRITALGKRDIYSATVGGVKLSEPAADLAIALALASAASDTPLPKNLVAIGEVGLAGEVRRVTGVQRRLAEAHRLGFTHALVPSDPGRVPAGMKVTEVADMGDALRVLPRGRRAQAPREE, encoded by the coding sequence ATGGCTGCCCGTACGAAATCCGCGAAGGACCGGCCGTCCTACCGCTGCACCGAATGCGGCTGGACCACCGCCAAGTGGCTCGGCCGTTGCCCCGAGTGCCAGGCGTGGGGGACGGTCGAGGAGTACGGCGCGCCCGCGGTGCGCACCACGGCGGCCGGCCGGGTCTCCACGGCCGCGCTCCCCATCGGACAGGTGGACGGCCGCCAGGCGACCGCACGCAGCACCGGTGTGGACGAGCTCGACCGGGTGCTCGGCGGCGGTCTCGTGCCCGGCGCGGTCGTGCTGCTCGCGGGCGAGCCCGGCGTCGGCAAGTCCACGCTGCTGCTTGACGTGGCGGCCAAGGCGGCGAGCGAGGACCACCGCACGCTCTACATCACGGGCGAGGAGTCGGCGAGCCAGGTCAGGATGCGCGCCGACCGCATCAAGGCCATCGACGACCACCTCTATCTGGCCGCCGAGACCGACCTGTCCGCCGTGCTCGGCCACCTCGACGCGGTCAAGCCCTCCCTGCTCGTGCTCGACTCCGTGCAGACCGTCGCCTCACCCGAGATCGATGGCGCGCCCGGCGGGATGGCCCAGGTCCGCGAGGTCGCGGGCGCGCTGATCCGCGCCTCCAAGGAGCGCGGCATGTCCACGCTCCTGGTCGGCCATGTCACCAAGGACGGCGCGATCGCGGGCCCCCGCCTGCTGGAGCACCTGGTGGACGTGGTGCTGTCCTTCGAAGGCGACCGGCACGCGCGCCTGCGTCTGGTGCGGGGGGTCAAGAACCGCTACGGCGCGACGGACGAGGTCGGCTGCTTCGAGCTGCACGACGAGGGCATCATCGGACTCGCCGACCCCAGCGGCCTGTTCCTGACCCGGCGCGACGTGGCGGTGCCGGGCACCTGTCTGACCGTCACCCTGGAAGGCCGGCGCCCGCTGGTCGCCGAGGTGCAGGCGCTCACAGTCGACTCCCAGATCCCCTCACCGCGCCGCACGACCTCGGGTCTTGAGACTTCACGCGTCTCGATGATGCTGGCCGTGCTCGAACAGCGCGGCCGCATCACCGCGCTCGGCAAGCGCGACATCTACAGCGCGACGGTGGGCGGGGTGAAGCTCTCCGAGCCCGCCGCCGACCTCGCGATCGCGCTGGCGCTGGCGTCGGCCGCGAGCGACACCCCGCTGCCGAAGAATCTGGTCGCGATCGGCGAGGTGGGCCTCGCGGGCGAGGTCAGAAGGGTCACCGGCGTCCAGCGCAGACTGGCCGAGGCGCACCGGCTCGGCTTCACGCACGCCCTGGTGCCGAGCGACCCGGGCAGGGTCCCCGCCGGTATGAAGGTCACGGAAGTCGCCGACATGGGGGACGCGCTGCGGGTGCTCCCCCGTGGACGTCGCGCACAGGCCCCACGGGAGGAGTAG
- a CDS encoding SigE family RNA polymerase sigma factor produces MAQGEVLEFEEYVRTRQDALLRSARRLVPDPVDAQDLLQTALARTYGRWDGIADKTLADAYLRRVMINTRTEWWRARKLEEVPTEQLPDARVEDGSEQRADRALLMDVLKVLAPKQRSVVVLRHWEQMSTEETAAALGMSAGTVKSTLHRALARLRQELESRELDFRALEHGGAGEVKGRERCAA; encoded by the coding sequence ATGGCGCAGGGCGAGGTGCTTGAGTTCGAGGAGTACGTACGCACCCGGCAGGACGCGCTGCTGCGCAGTGCCCGGCGGCTGGTTCCCGACCCGGTGGACGCGCAGGACCTCCTCCAGACCGCGCTGGCCCGCACCTACGGGCGCTGGGACGGCATCGCGGACAAGACCCTGGCCGACGCCTATCTGCGCCGCGTCATGATCAACACGCGGACCGAGTGGTGGCGGGCCCGCAAGCTCGAAGAGGTCCCGACCGAGCAGCTGCCCGACGCCCGCGTCGAGGACGGTTCCGAGCAGCGCGCCGACCGCGCCCTCCTCATGGACGTCCTGAAGGTCCTCGCCCCCAAGCAGCGCAGCGTCGTCGTGCTGCGACACTGGGAGCAGATGAGCACCGAGGAGACGGCCGCGGCGCTCGGCATGTCGGCCGGCACGGTCAAGAGCACGCTGCACCGGGCGCTGGCCCGGCTCCGCCAGGAGCTGGAGAGCCGCGAGCTCGACTTCCGCGCCCTTGAGCACGGCGGCGCGGGCGAGGTAAAGGGGCGGGAGCGGTGCGCGGCCTGA
- the cseB gene encoding two-component system response regulator CseB has product MAETHVLFVEDDDVIREATQLALERDGFTVTAMPDGLLGLEAFRADRPDIALLDVMLPGLDGVSLCRRIRDESTVPVIMLSARADSIDVVLGLEAGADDYVTKPFDGAVLVARIRAVLRRFGHAGGPGSAAETSDTESDGGVLAFGDIEIDTEGMEVRKRGETVALTPTEMRLLLEFSSAPGTVLSRDKLLERVWDYGWGGDTRVVDVHVQRLRTKIGQDRIETVRGFGYKLKA; this is encoded by the coding sequence ATGGCCGAGACCCATGTCCTGTTCGTCGAGGACGACGACGTCATCCGTGAGGCCACCCAGCTCGCCCTTGAACGGGACGGCTTCACCGTGACCGCCATGCCCGACGGGCTCCTTGGCCTTGAGGCCTTCCGCGCCGACCGGCCGGACATCGCGCTGCTCGACGTGATGCTGCCGGGTCTTGACGGGGTCAGCCTGTGCCGCCGGATCCGTGACGAGTCGACCGTGCCGGTCATCATGCTCTCCGCGCGCGCCGACTCCATCGACGTGGTGCTCGGCCTGGAGGCCGGCGCGGACGACTACGTCACCAAACCCTTCGACGGCGCGGTCCTGGTCGCCCGGATCCGGGCCGTGCTGCGCCGCTTCGGCCACGCGGGCGGGCCCGGATCCGCCGCCGAGACCTCGGACACCGAGTCCGACGGCGGGGTACTCGCGTTCGGCGACATCGAGATCGACACCGAGGGCATGGAGGTCCGCAAGCGCGGTGAGACCGTCGCCCTGACGCCGACCGAGATGCGGCTGCTGCTGGAGTTCTCCTCGGCGCCCGGCACGGTCCTGTCCCGCGACAAGCTCCTTGAGCGGGTGTGGGACTACGGCTGGGGCGGCGACACCCGGGTCGTGGACGTGCACGTACAGCGGCTGCGGACCAAGATCGGGCAGGACCGGATCGAGACCGTCCGTGGCTTCGGCTACAAGTTGAAGGCATGA
- the cseC gene encoding two-component system sensor histidine kinase CseC, with translation MRRPALRTGVRWKISIAITAVGALTVMALSLVVHNAARVSMLDNARDVQMERLNFAQNYYETSNKRVRFGTKLNDPGLPPALKTKALQGRKVSSVQERGSGPPDIWAAVPVGNGDVLSLHSTFTDRSSNVMADLDRALVIGSVAVVFGGCALGILIGGQISRRLRKAADAAGKVAEGNTEVRVRDAIGGFVRDETDELARAVDALTDALQERIEAERRVTADIAHELRTPVTGLLTAAELLPPGRPTELVRNRAQAMRTLVEDVLEVARLDSASERAELQDIALGEFVSRRVAAFDPEARVTVVHESWVSTDPRRLERILGNLLGNAAKHGGGPVEVTVEGRVVRVRDHGPGFPEALLRDGPSRFRTGSSDRSGNGHGLGLTIAAGQAKVLGARLTFRNVAPDGAAGGAGGAIAVLWLPEHAPTNTGSFPIQPPTRGARRT, from the coding sequence ATGAGGCGCCCCGCCCTGCGCACCGGCGTCCGCTGGAAGATCAGCATCGCCATCACCGCGGTCGGCGCGCTCACCGTGATGGCGCTGAGCCTCGTCGTGCACAACGCCGCCCGTGTCTCGATGCTCGACAACGCCCGCGACGTGCAGATGGAACGGCTCAACTTCGCGCAGAACTACTACGAGACCAGCAACAAGCGGGTCCGCTTCGGCACCAAGCTGAACGATCCCGGGCTCCCGCCCGCCCTGAAGACCAAGGCCCTCCAGGGGCGCAAGGTCTCCTCGGTGCAGGAGCGCGGCAGCGGGCCGCCCGACATCTGGGCGGCCGTCCCGGTGGGCAACGGCGACGTCCTGTCGCTGCACTCCACGTTCACCGACCGCAGCTCCAACGTGATGGCCGACCTCGACCGCGCCCTCGTCATCGGTTCGGTCGCGGTCGTCTTCGGCGGCTGCGCGCTGGGCATCCTGATCGGCGGCCAGATCTCCCGCCGCCTGCGCAAGGCGGCCGACGCCGCGGGCAAGGTCGCCGAGGGCAACACCGAGGTACGGGTGCGGGACGCCATCGGCGGTTTCGTACGCGACGAGACGGACGAACTCGCCCGCGCCGTGGACGCGTTGACCGACGCCCTCCAGGAGCGCATCGAGGCCGAGCGCCGGGTCACCGCGGACATCGCGCACGAGCTGCGCACCCCCGTCACCGGCCTGCTGACCGCCGCCGAGCTGCTGCCGCCCGGGCGCCCCACCGAACTGGTGCGCAACCGGGCGCAGGCCATGCGCACCCTGGTCGAGGACGTCCTTGAGGTCGCCCGGCTCGACAGCGCTTCCGAGCGGGCTGAGTTGCAGGACATCGCGCTCGGTGAGTTCGTCAGCAGGCGCGTCGCCGCGTTCGATCCCGAGGCGCGGGTCACTGTCGTGCACGAGTCGTGGGTCAGCACCGACCCGCGCCGCCTCGAACGCATCCTGGGCAACCTCCTGGGCAACGCGGCCAAGCACGGCGGGGGTCCGGTCGAGGTCACCGTCGAGGGCCGGGTCGTACGCGTCCGCGATCACGGGCCCGGGTTTCCCGAGGCGCTGCTGCGGGACGGGCCGAGCCGGTTCCGCACCGGGTCGAGCGACCGGTCGGGCAACGGGCACGGCCTGGGTCTGACGATCGCGGCGGGCCAGGCGAAGGTGCTCGGCGCCCGGCTGACCTTCCGCAACGTGGCCCCCGACGGTGCCGCCGGGGGCGCGGGCGGGGCGATCGCGGTGCTCTGGCTCCCCGAACACGCGCCGACCAACACGGGCTCCTTCCCCATCCAGCCCCCGACCAGGGGCGCACGCCGGACGTAG
- the disA gene encoding DNA integrity scanning diadenylate cyclase DisA — MAANDRASSPGKSGAGSGNEGLMRAALSAVAPGTALRDGLERILRGNTGGLIVLGLDKTVDSMCTGGFVLDVEFAATRLRELCKLDGALVLDKDITKIHRAGVQLVPDADIPTDETGTRHRTADRVSKQCNYPVVSVSQSMRLIALYVNGERRVLEESAAILSRANQALATLERYKLRLDEVAGTLSALEIEDLVTVRDVTAVAQRLEMVRRIATEIAEYVVELGTDGRLLSLQLDELIAGVEPERELVVRDYVPEPTPKRSRTVDEALRELNDLTHAELLELPIVARALGYSGSPETLDSAVSPRGYRLLAKVPRLPGAIIERLVEHFGGLQKLLAASVDDLQTVDGVGEARARSVREGLSRLAESSILERYV; from the coding sequence GTGGCAGCCAACGACCGGGCATCATCACCCGGAAAGTCCGGCGCGGGCTCCGGTAACGAAGGACTGATGCGCGCCGCGCTCAGTGCCGTCGCGCCCGGCACCGCGCTCCGCGACGGCCTGGAGCGCATCCTGCGCGGCAACACCGGCGGTCTCATCGTGCTCGGCCTCGACAAGACCGTCGACTCGATGTGCACGGGCGGTTTCGTCCTGGACGTCGAGTTCGCGGCGACGCGGCTGCGCGAGCTGTGCAAGCTCGATGGCGCGCTGGTCCTTGACAAGGACATCACCAAGATCCACCGGGCCGGTGTGCAGCTCGTGCCGGACGCGGACATCCCCACCGATGAGACCGGCACCCGGCACCGCACGGCGGACCGGGTCTCCAAGCAGTGCAACTACCCCGTGGTGTCGGTCAGCCAGTCCATGCGGCTGATCGCGCTGTACGTAAACGGGGAGCGCCGGGTCCTGGAGGAGTCGGCGGCGATCCTGTCCCGCGCGAACCAGGCGCTGGCGACCCTGGAGCGGTACAAGCTCCGCCTGGACGAGGTGGCCGGCACGCTCTCCGCGCTGGAGATCGAGGACCTGGTGACGGTCCGGGACGTGACGGCGGTGGCCCAGCGTCTGGAGATGGTGCGGCGCATCGCGACCGAGATCGCGGAGTACGTGGTGGAGCTCGGCACGGACGGGCGGCTGCTCTCGCTCCAGCTGGACGAACTGATCGCCGGGGTCGAGCCCGAGCGGGAGCTGGTCGTACGGGACTACGTGCCCGAGCCCACGCCCAAGCGGTCGCGGACGGTGGACGAGGCGCTGCGCGAGCTCAACGACCTCACGCACGCGGAACTGCTCGAACTGCCCATAGTTGCACGGGCGTTGGGCTACAGCGGCTCGCCCGAGACGCTGGACTCTGCGGTGTCCCCGCGGGGGTACCGGCTGCTCGCGAAGGTGCCGCGGCTGCCGGGGGCGATCATCGAGCGGCTGGTCGAGCACTTCGGGGGGTTGCAGAAGCTGCTGGCCGCGTCCGTGGACGATCTTCAGACCGTCGACGGGGTCGGGGAGGCGCGGGCCCGGAGCGTCCGGGAAGGCCTGTCCCGCCTGGCCGAATCCTCCATCCTGGAGCGCTACGTATAG
- a CDS encoding phosphatase PAP2 family protein, translated as MDSELYRNITDFAHDMPSWVRSFVEVWTELGLLLFGVLFVCAWWRARRRDTTSFALALLAPLATAAAYLCSEVMKSLIDEERPCRAVAGAATSLIACPAHGDWSFPSNHATIAGAAAVALALAWSRIWLLTVPMALAMAFSRVFVGVHYPHDVAAGLVLGSLIALLVVKAGARPARALAESMRTSDIAAAAWFTGPGARPHARQHARR; from the coding sequence ATGGATAGTGAGCTCTACCGCAACATCACCGACTTCGCCCACGACATGCCGTCCTGGGTGCGGAGCTTCGTCGAGGTCTGGACGGAGCTCGGCCTGCTGCTGTTCGGCGTGCTGTTCGTCTGCGCCTGGTGGCGGGCGCGGCGCCGGGACACCACGTCGTTCGCCCTGGCCCTGCTGGCGCCGCTCGCGACGGCGGCCGCCTACCTGTGCAGCGAGGTGATGAAGTCGCTGATCGACGAGGAGCGGCCCTGCCGGGCCGTGGCGGGCGCGGCGACCTCGCTGATCGCCTGCCCCGCCCACGGCGACTGGTCCTTCCCCTCCAACCACGCCACCATCGCCGGCGCCGCCGCCGTCGCCCTCGCGCTCGCCTGGTCGCGGATCTGGCTGCTCACCGTGCCGATGGCGCTCGCGATGGCGTTCTCACGGGTCTTCGTCGGGGTGCACTACCCGCACGACGTGGCGGCCGGTCTCGTGCTCGGCTCCCTCATCGCGCTGCTCGTCGTGAAGGCGGGCGCGCGCCCGGCGCGGGCCCTGGCCGAGTCGATGCGTACGAGTGACATCGCGGCGGCCGCCTGGTTCACGGGCCCCGGCGCACGCCCGCATGCCCGGCAGCACGCACGCCGCTGA